The Miscanthus floridulus cultivar M001 chromosome 6, ASM1932011v1, whole genome shotgun sequence genomic interval AAGAAGTGGAAGTTTTCCTGGGGACGAAAAAAGCTTTGTTATTGCTTCAAGTGAGTCCTTGATATGCATAGTTTTCGATTTTAAGGCCTTCATATATTCAACAAACTCTTTGTACTCTGCGCTACTAAGCTTTTCATGAGCCTAGCAAACATTGAAGGAATACAATTATCTCATGCAAATGCTGAAAAGATTTACATATTAACAAATTGCACTGATTCTGCAAAGCACGAAATGGGATCAAACTACAGTGAAATAACAGCATACCAGCTTCAAGAACGCTAGCCCTGAGTTAGATTCCTGGCCTTCAGATTTTTCACAGGTTGCCTCATTCTTTCCGCATGCTGTTGTTGTAGTGCTTTTCTTTGGTTCAGGTGTAGATCCTTCATATTGGTATCTGGCCAAAGCTCTTGACCCTATATTTTGAGGCAATTTTGTAGAGACGTCATCTGAGCCAACAGCATCTTTGGATCTGTCAGTTGTTTTAGCTTTCTTAAGCCCTAAAGACTTGAAGGTATGTTCCTTCAGATGCCCTTGTATTGGCAAGTCATCAGTCATATCAGCAACCTTGGTATCCTGTGACAGTTGGTCTTCTGAGAAGTTGTGCTTCGTAGATGTAGATGTAAAGTTGTGCTTTGTAGTAAGGGTTGAACGATTAGCAGGAGTGATCTGAGCCAACTTCATGAAGTTACTTCTTCTCATGGTTGAATTTCCTGATAATGTGATTTGCGGGCATTCATCTTGTGCACTGGCAGCCTAGCAGAAGGAAGGCAGCATCTGTAAGCTCCAGAGGCATTAAACTTAAATCTTGATCAGCTATGTCAATGCAAAGGATGTACCAAATCTGATAACTTCTCTTTAGGCATGTGTCCGCTTGCTACTGGTGCTATACAATCTGCATGTAACAACATTATGCAATGAGTTGTAAATAAATAACAATTACTAAGAGAAATAAAAGAAGCAGCACACAAGTGTAGTAATTAAAATGCCAAAAGTTTGTATTGCATTCCCTCAACGAAATTAGACAAACATTCAGTAGAAGAGAGCTGGTATTATGCTGCTTGACCTTGACTATCCTATTCTATAAATAGAAATAAAACCAGGCTGTATAGCAACCCTTTCAGTGGTCATAAATATAAGAAACCGAAAGATGTATCAGTCATGAGTTAAATATGTACTAAGAGTAAATTACACTGGCGGTCCTCAAGGTTTGGGGACCTAGATATGCAATTTCATAGTTTGGGGACCTAGATGGGAATAGCCTAATAGTTTGAGGACCGCCAGTGTAATTTACTCTATGTACTAATGTGCTAGTATTCTTTCTTAGTTTCTTCTAATTTTAATAGTCACAGCTCGAATCATAATTTCAAAGCTACAAATGAGTTTGAATGTAGTtcaaaatatattcaaatttgcAAAATTCCTTTTCCATAATGAGCGCATCATGAAGAACTGCAAATGGCATTTTACAATTATAATAATACACGAGCAGATTTTCCACAGCTTGGTGGTGTAAGCCCATAGGGTCGTCAATTTGGTGGCGCAAGGCATCAACTATTCCCTTATCCCCAGGGGCTGATTTCAGATAGGTTCTTATAATCTTATGACACTCCTAAGCTGGCAATCTAAAACAGGAGGCAGACTCATCAGGTTCACTGGTCAATTTAAATGATTAAATCGGTGACCATATGGACTGCAAAACCGATAATAATGACCATAAATCAGCTCTCTATCCCCCGATATAGACATCCTTTGTCAATTTCTGTCTAATGCAATTTGCACCAGCCCTGTATTGCTAGAACTATagttgattttgctgattcagTCCCATTCTGTTCAAGTTTGTACAATCAAACATTTATATTACACTTTCATTACTTGAATCCTAAACTACCTACAAACATCTAAATGGGTCCTTACGAACATATGACCAGTGAATTAATGACACTCCTGCTAATTTGGAGACATGGAACAATACCGTAGGTTTGACAGGGTAACTTGCTAGATAACCTTAATGATATATTTCTGAGGAAATTTTTACATCAACTAACATCAACATGTCAGCTAACAAAAAAGCTGTGAAAAAAACCATGTTCACAGCAGAACATGTATCATTAACAAGTACACTGGATTGTTCGAGAGAAACAAAGTACACCGGATTAAGtttcaaatttaaataaatatGTGTGAACTTGCATATAAATAGATAGAAAAAACATATAAAAGAAGTTTATCACAGTATTCAAAACTAGACTTACTATTACAATCTGTTGGCTCTAGCGACAAAGGATCTGAAGAAGCTTTATCTCGAAAAAACCGGGTCAATCCTTGGACTACTTCCCCATACTTTGAGTAGCACTGCAGAAGGAATATAAGCACAGGAAAGAGCACTGTAGGAAGACAGTAAACAAAAGTACCTTTATATGAGGTCGGAGCCAATATGACATCTGAGATTGATAATTTGGCCACGCAAACCTATAACCAACATACAATGAGAAGTAGCTCTGTTAATAAATGCGACCAGTTCTGGAGAAGTTTGACCGAAACAAGCAACATGGCTCAAAATGCAAAACCATGTACAGCCTCATGATCCTTAAAATTGCATATATTAGTTTACTTTGACCTAAGCTCACAAAATGCAAAGACTATTTTGAGATTTGCAAAGCGCTGATcccattgtttcaaaaaaaaacgcTGATCCTCCATTTCTGGTTTAACTCTAAGGATTACAATATGGACTTATGGAGCCCAAAATGGCAGTATACCGATTACAGCATACATGAATAACAGAATAAACGAATATAGTGAAGTGGTTTCGATATGATTTCTTCAGAGTGCTCTATGCATCTACTATCATATAAAAATATTCAAGACATTAATGATTGGACAAAACCAAGAAATCATGTGTGTAATTATAGAATATCCCCCCTTTAATAAGATTAAATAATGCCATTGAATTAGGTATAACTGTATGTATGATAGTGTCTTATACCATGgaagatcaagaaataattgacaGTCCAGCACAATAAAGAATATATTTCCACGGGAAATTCAGCACAAAAGCAACAATGCTTAGATTTGTTACTTAGGGGACAATGATTAGGTTTAGACCtttcatcacaataaataataGCTCCATAGTCATGGCGATGTCTGATAACACGTCCAACAGCCTGATTGACAGCTCTTGCTGCTTGTTGCACATACCATTCTTCTCCTGTCAATGTCTACAAAACAATCACAAAACCTTTTTGTAAAATTGATCAGCACAGGTTTGCTTAACAATTTACAATGAAATTGTTGAACCTTTGTGTTTTTATTAGATGGTGTCCCCTGCTTATCCAAATACTCACGCTTGAGCCGAACCTGGAATGAACACACAGGAAAATTGACGATTAACTAAAGGAAAAGACTAATTACTCTTGCCCAAAGTCCAAGAGCTAGTAGTTTGTGCAATATGGTAATTAAATCATGCAGGTCAAaaagcaaggaagaaaagaaaatcaATAGTCTTCAGAGAAACTAATGAATGATGGCAAAATACTTCCAGACTTAAAAAAGCTGCAGCAGAATTCAACTCATCCAAAGTGACAATTAAAAATGTGTGTGAATATCCACGTATGAACCTGGCTCAACATAACAAGCCAGCAAAACTCAATATATTTGGTACAAAATTGTCAGTTCCAAAGCAACTTTAGTAATAAAGCTTTAAGAAGACACTACACATCATACAGATAGAAACAAACCTTGGCATCAGTTGGAGTAGCAAAGGGCATTCCTGTAACTATCACTGCCCTCCCAGCACGATCAGCAAAATCAAGACCCTCACTAACCtgcacaagtacaaaaatgaaTAAATGAGGGAGCAAAGCTCAAAGATTAGTGAAAAAGCAACATTTTGGAAATGGTACTGCCAACTTATTAGTACATGTCCTTCTAATGACCAATTGGTTTTTTCACTTAATTTTTAACCATAGAGACGCCCTCATGCTTCATAATTTGGCACTAGAACCATCGACTTTATAGACTTCCTGTTCCGTAAGTACCCTGCTTGGCCCCTGGCATCAATCTTTTCTTGCGCAGCCAATGGTTACTTCTATAGCGCAATGAAATGTATGTTTACAGCAGAAACAAGCCATTCATGTTCATGATCTTGTATGCCTGCTTTTCGCAGAGCATTCATGAAACTGCTTTATAAACGTACAATGTTTATATTAACATTACAGCACTCATACAGCTACTACGGCCCTGTTTGGAGGTGCTTTTTTATGAGCTTATATTTGATAAGTCAGCTTTTAAGATGAACTAGCTTTTGTAAAAGGAGAATCTTCCGATTTCGAATTCACTTGCTTCTTCCCATCTCCACCCCTTCCGATGTCCCTACCGCCAATCTTGCATCCATGAATCCTGTGAATACTCACCCTCTCCCTGAAGTCCAAGTCCAAGGCCTACTCCACCAGGGCTATCTTCCAGGTGAGCTTCGTGGGGAAACCGGTGCTCCTGCGCCGCCCCACACATCGCCGATTGGTTGGTGCTGCACCACAGTCCGAGGTCGTCGAGCTGCCGAGACCAATGTACCCCGTTCAAGCTCGTCTCACAGCCAGAAACCGACACGCATGATCCGAGCTCATCACATGTCTGTCCGAGAATAGTTGTGCTGCCGAGACCGGCGAGGAGCAGCGCCATCGCATCTGACATATCAGGGCTTGCACAAGGGCAGGAGCTGCGTCGAAGAGTGAGCTAGGCAAAGGAGGGGCGTGCACGTACGGGCGGTGGGAGAAGAAGCCAGGAAAAGCACCTCAGCCCTGGCTTCTCGCTTCTCAGCCCGTTCATACAAGCGATTGGGAAAGAAGCAAGCTGAGCATTTGGCAGCTGCATCAGCTTTTTTCTGATGGGAAGCTGGGAGAAAAGCCATTCCAAACAGGGCCCATATGCCATTAAGCATGTTTTATCTTTCAGCACAAAAAAAGAGTAAACATAATTGTTAATAAGTTGATTAGCAAGTTACAGACCTGGCAAAAGAAGCATTTAACTCAAGATCATTGAGAATGgaaaactaaaataaaaaaaagtgATAATAAGATAGCAAAGGTTACAAAGAACAGGAACAAACCTTGCCACGACACACTGCAAAAAATATTGCCCCAGAAGAAGAATCATGTAATTTGGCTCTATAATTCTGCAAATCAAATGGTTCATAATTATATGAGCATATGAAGTGTTATCATTCAAGCAACATCTAATAAAATATTTCAAACCTCAATTGCACTTTGAAAGCTTGATGACTGCCTAGGCTCTATAACTGGCTGCTTGTGCTTACAGATCCGCTGCCAAATTGTGTTCTCAGACGCTGAATTTGAATGGTTCTGTAAGAGATTAAGTTATGATTTTCTAAGTATATAAGCACCTCAAGTGATAAGAACTACTAGTCAGAAACAACGAATACCCTATTTTTCCAGAATTCAACACACATGTCCATCATAGAATATGAAGGAAAGAAAACAAGGAGTCCATCTGGCACAATGCGTGCGAAGTTTACTGTAAAATGAGCACATATGTCAGCAGAAATGTATCAGAACAAAAGCAGTTGCATATATTGTTACTATTGACCTACCTATTGCAGTGCCCAGTTCTTGTTTATATTGTATAGTATTACGCATGCGATAAGAAGAATTAAGAGCATGTCCAGAAGGGCCGACAGGCACAACTCCAACCCAGATTTGGTCTGAGGAAATGACATGCGGATTTTCCAGTCTAACTGGGAATTCACTGGATTCATGGGGAAAAAACATTATCTTGACAATCAACATCAAACAGAGAAGCCAATATCAATAAGCAACCAATAAAGCTACAATTCAATGACTAAGTAAACGGAATCAACGTAGATTTACTTACAGGTTTAGTTCCATGGCTAGTGAATCCAAGGGAGACAAGGTGCCTGAGGTTAATATAATGGAGCGCACACCCAACTTGAGAAATTCTTCCATCGCCAGCCCCGGGTTGAAACACCACCAACTAAGGGTCCTTGAAGACTTACCTGAGAATGCAAGAAAACTGTAGATAATTAATAAAGATATAGTTATTCAGTAGCTGGGAATGAACTAAGTGAAGCGTGGATTCGAATAATATAAATCTTTTATGTTTCAATTATTTTTATTTGACGGCACCATACCTGAAGGGAGTTGGTGTAACTATTCTAAGCATGTAGGTAGAATGAACTGTACCAAGTGtcgcgtacccagtgcagagagctcccgctctgtgcggggtctggggaagggtggaACTGTACCAAGTGTCACATGTgttttttcctttaaataataaCAATATCTGAAAGTAATCAGTGGAGTAATACTATCCATGCAGTTTATAGTACTCATGACTGTATCAGGGATTACAGACTTTCTCCTTCATATAAAGAACATATATAGTCAGGGATCAACTTTGAACTTACCCATAACTTTCAATGCATCTCCAGATGTTTGTTGAGATTCGTTCACATGAAACTGAAAACATCGAGTGTGGTTGTAAGAGTACAGTACAGTATGCAAGCTTATGCTGCAAATATGTAAAGAGGGTTGGATGGCAGTAATAAGAGGGAAGTCAGAATTATGAGGCATGGAAATAGCTATAATGGATAAACACCCAATGAAAGCGAACAAGGAAATGCAATTAGAGAGATACTTGAACACCCAATGAAAATGAACTGAGAAATGTAAATGATGAGAAACTTACTCGATAATATTTTGCATGGTTTTGACCACCACCCCTAAAAATTATGTCTAACATGTCCCTAATTGACTCCAATCTAGATACTGTGGCCTTTGCCTGGACCCCTGGCCCAGTTTCAGCAGAATTTCCTAAATATGCAGGAACAGAATAAAAGTTAAAACAGAATAGTATGGCTGCATTTCAACAGTTTGGAGCAGAAAATTCAGGAACATGGAAGCACTTGACACGGCATATACCAATCTTCTGTCTAAGAAGGATGGGGCAGGTCATGTCAAGGACTTTAAGCCTATAAGCCTTGTTCATAGTTTTGCTAAAGTGGTCACCAAAGTCCTTGCTAATCGTTTGGCAACTTGGCTTGATCTTATGGTGTCTAAGAATCAAAGTGCCTTCATTAAGAAAGGCTTCCTTCAGGATAACTTCATACTTGTCCAACAAATGGCAAAGTTTCTTCATCAACAAAAACAGCCCCACCTTCTCCTCAAGTTAGACATCACAAAGGCGTTCGATTCAGTGTCTTGGCCCTTCCTCCTTGAAGTGTTGAGAAAGCTCAGTTTGGGGGTTATTTGGTGTGATATTATCAGTGGCCTTTTAGCATCATCTTCAACATAGGTGCTACTGAATGGGATCCCTGTTGAGGTTATCTTACACCTGTGAGGATTGCGGCAAGGTGATCCATTATCACCTATGCTACTTATTCTTTTGATGGACATCCATGGGCATATGGTGACTTTGGTCTTTGGCTTCCAGTGAGGGGAGCCTACAAC includes:
- the LOC136456202 gene encoding regulator of telomere elongation helicase 1 homolog isoform X2 produces the protein MPVYSIRGVSVDFPFDAYDCQITYMDRVIESLQQGKNALLESPTGTGKTLCLLCASLAWRRTFGEFLRVGRGGGGGGTQQLPYGSQPSVSQQSEDSTSQQQQSRYPVIIYASRTHSQLRQVIKELKATSYRPKMAVLGSREQMCIHDEVSKLRGRAQNNACHFLCKKRRCPHNNRVAEFMKNKPELGNEPFDIEDLINIGRRKGPCPYYISRELSKSVDILFAPYNYLIDPGNRRSLNGIPWDNAVLIFDEAHNLESICADAASFDLFPNNLTACIVEAHECIKLCAAKRSIEKSADKQFDPENYAILKALLMALEKKIGELLIASKELGYTKAGSYIYDFLSELNITSDTSKKLIETIDGASLLLEEGNSAETGPGVQAKATVSRLESIRDMLDIIFRGGGQNHAKYYRFHVNESQQTSGDALKVMGKSSRTLSWWCFNPGLAMEEFLKLGVRSIILTSGTLSPLDSLAMELNLEFPVRLENPHVISSDQIWVGVVPVGPSGHALNSSYRMRNTIQYKQELGTAIVNFARIVPDGLLVFFPSYSMMDMCVEFWKNRNHSNSASENTIWQRICKHKQPVIEPRQSSSFQSAIENYRAKLHDSSSGAIFFAVCRGKVSEGLDFADRAGRAVIVTGMPFATPTDAKVRLKREYLDKQGTPSNKNTKTLTGEEWYVQQAARAVNQAVGRVIRHRHDYGAIIYCDERFAWPNYQSQMSYWLRPHIKCYSKYGEVVQGLTRFFRDKASSDPLSLEPTDCNNCIAPVASGHMPKEKLSDLAASAQDECPQITLSGNSTMRRSNFMKLAQITPANRSTLTTKHNFTSTSTKHNFSEDQLSQDTKVADMTDDLPIQGHLKEHTFKSLGLKKAKTTDRSKDAVGSDDVSTKLPQNIGSRALARYQYEGSTPEPKKSTTTTACGKNEATCEKSEGQESNSGLAFLKLAHEKLSSAEYKEFVEYMKALKSKTMHIKDSLEAITKLFSSPGKLPLLEGFRVFVPKNHLSLYEQLVRRYSVCST
- the LOC136456202 gene encoding regulator of telomere elongation helicase 1 homolog isoform X1, which gives rise to MPVYSIRGVSVDFPFDAYDCQITYMDRVIESLQQGKNALLESPTGTGKTLCLLCASLAWRRTFGEFLRVGRGGGGGGTQQLPYGSQPSVSQQSEDSTSQQQQSRYPVIIYASRTHSQLRQVIKELKATSYRPKMAVLGSREQMCIHDEVSKLRGRAQNNACHFLCKKRRCPHNNRVAEFMKNKPELGNEPFDIEDLINIGRRKGPCPYYISRELSKSVDILFAPYNYLIDPGNRRSLNGIPWDNAVLIFDEAHNLESICADAASFDLFPNNLTACIVEAHECIKLCAAKRSIEKSADKQFDPENYAILKALLMALEKKIGELLIASKELGYTKAGSYIYDFLSELNITSDTSKKLIETIDGASLLLEEGNSAETGPGVQAKATVSRLESIRDMLDIIFRGGGQNHAKYYRFHVNESQQTSGDALKVMGKNTCDTWYSSTLPQTPHRAGALCTGYATLGTVHSTYMLRIVTPTPFSFLAFSGKSSRTLSWWCFNPGLAMEEFLKLGVRSIILTSGTLSPLDSLAMELNLEFPVRLENPHVISSDQIWVGVVPVGPSGHALNSSYRMRNTIQYKQELGTAIVNFARIVPDGLLVFFPSYSMMDMCVEFWKNRNHSNSASENTIWQRICKHKQPVIEPRQSSSFQSAIENYRAKLHDSSSGAIFFAVCRGKVSEGLDFADRAGRAVIVTGMPFATPTDAKVRLKREYLDKQGTPSNKNTKTLTGEEWYVQQAARAVNQAVGRVIRHRHDYGAIIYCDERFAWPNYQSQMSYWLRPHIKCYSKYGEVVQGLTRFFRDKASSDPLSLEPTDCNNCIAPVASGHMPKEKLSDLAASAQDECPQITLSGNSTMRRSNFMKLAQITPANRSTLTTKHNFTSTSTKHNFSEDQLSQDTKVADMTDDLPIQGHLKEHTFKSLGLKKAKTTDRSKDAVGSDDVSTKLPQNIGSRALARYQYEGSTPEPKKSTTTTACGKNEATCEKSEGQESNSGLAFLKLAHEKLSSAEYKEFVEYMKALKSKTMHIKDSLEAITKLFSSPGKLPLLEGFRVFVPKNHLSLYEQLVRRYSVCST